In Sagittula stellata E-37, the following are encoded in one genomic region:
- a CDS encoding SDR family NAD(P)-dependent oxidoreductase yields MSGRLEGRKILITGAGSGIGRETARLFAREGAKLALLDRDAAEAEKTAKETGGSFHQIDVTDEAKVAQVVGEAADALGGIDGVLNSAGILTMKTMDDIGVEEFRRVVDVNLTGTFLVCHAALPWLRKEPKAAIVNIASAQALLPSLTGSAYAAAKAGVMMFSKSIAKELAPDVRVNVICPGATETPMTDQGVAADDVAGRKALADIYAMKRLAQPHEIANGILFLMSEEASAVTGVALPIDNGRTFH; encoded by the coding sequence ATGTCTGGAAGATTGGAAGGTCGCAAGATCCTGATAACCGGGGCGGGCTCGGGGATCGGGCGCGAAACGGCTCGTCTGTTTGCACGTGAGGGCGCAAAGCTTGCATTGCTCGACAGGGATGCGGCCGAGGCAGAGAAAACGGCGAAGGAGACGGGTGGTTCGTTTCACCAGATCGATGTGACCGATGAGGCGAAAGTCGCGCAGGTGGTGGGTGAAGCCGCCGATGCGCTTGGCGGTATCGACGGTGTGCTGAACTCGGCAGGTATCCTGACGATGAAAACGATGGACGACATCGGCGTCGAAGAATTTCGGCGTGTTGTCGATGTGAACCTGACCGGCACATTCCTGGTGTGTCATGCGGCCCTTCCCTGGCTGCGCAAGGAACCCAAGGCGGCGATCGTCAATATCGCCTCGGCGCAGGCGTTGCTGCCCTCGCTGACCGGATCGGCCTATGCCGCCGCGAAAGCCGGTGTGATGATGTTCTCGAAGAGCATTGCCAAGGAACTGGCACCGGATGTCCGCGTGAACGTCATCTGCCCCGGCGCGACCGAGACCCCGATGACGGATCAGGGCGTTGCCGCCGATGACGTGGCGGGTCGCAAGGCCCTGGCCGACATCTATGCAATGAAGCGTCTGGCGCAGCCTCATGAAATCGCCAATGGCATTCTGTTCCTGATGTCGGAAGAAGCTTCGGCGGTGACAGGCGTGGCGCTGCCCATCGACAATGGCCGGACCTTCCACTGA
- a CDS encoding alpha/beta fold hydrolase: MLHKTDKNWIYYDLIGDPDAPVVCMSHSLTSDHGMWSEQVPAILEAGYQVLRIDTRGHGGSSADAADYTIEELADDVLSVLDALGFTSGVHFIGLSMGGMIGQVIAADHPGRLASLMACCTASKWMGDTELMKGRLQAVRESGTLESIVAANMERRYGPGFQERRPLRWEALRQTFLGTKLDGYFGCMNACLTHNVEPRLGGISIPTLVVAGSEDPTTPPEDNRLIAECIPGARFVEIEGGYHFPNVEFDAEFNSIMSAWLAEQRG, encoded by the coding sequence ATGCTGCACAAGACGGACAAGAACTGGATCTACTACGATCTGATCGGCGATCCCGACGCACCGGTGGTCTGCATGAGCCACTCGCTGACCTCGGACCACGGCATGTGGTCCGAGCAGGTGCCCGCCATTCTGGAGGCGGGCTATCAGGTGCTGAGGATAGACACGCGGGGCCATGGCGGCAGCAGCGCCGATGCGGCCGACTACACGATCGAAGAGCTGGCGGACGATGTCCTGTCGGTACTGGATGCGTTGGGCTTCACCTCGGGCGTTCACTTCATCGGGTTGTCCATGGGCGGCATGATCGGCCAGGTAATCGCCGCCGACCATCCCGGCAGGCTTGCGTCGCTGATGGCCTGCTGTACCGCGTCGAAATGGATGGGCGATACCGAGCTGATGAAGGGTCGTCTTCAGGCGGTGCGCGAGTCCGGGACGCTGGAAAGCATCGTGGCCGCCAACATGGAGCGTCGCTATGGGCCGGGCTTCCAGGAGCGCCGCCCTCTCCGTTGGGAGGCCTTGCGCCAGACCTTTCTCGGGACCAAGCTCGACGGCTATTTCGGCTGCATGAATGCCTGCCTTACCCATAACGTCGAACCGCGCCTTGGCGGCATATCGATCCCGACGCTCGTTGTCGCAGGATCCGAAGACCCGACGACGCCACCGGAAGACAACCGGCTGATTGCCGAGTGTATTCCCGGTGCGCGCTTTGTAGAAATCGAGGGCGGCTATCACTTCCCCAATGTCGAGTTCGATGCGGAGTTCAACAGCATCATGTCAGCTTGGCTGGCTGAACAACGCGGCTGA
- a CDS encoding SDR family NAD(P)-dependent oxidoreductase: MANRFDGRVALVTGGANGIGRASAIKFAEQGAKVAILDIEEEPLAETAATIRDAGGAVMTVDTNMRDREAVKASIEKVESELGPIDILLNNVGQTARKNSSEFLDSVPETWDFVVDLNLMVTFYVSWIVAKGMKERGFGRIVNISSDSTMVGEKTIVDYVAAKSGVTGFTRGLARELAPFGINVNAVAPGVTNTRGPKQLAKEVYDAAVKEIPLGHFAEPEDIANAITFLASQEARCITGQMLTVNGGRVFY, from the coding sequence ATGGCCAACAGATTTGATGGCAGGGTTGCGCTTGTCACGGGTGGCGCAAACGGTATCGGACGCGCGAGCGCGATCAAGTTCGCCGAACAGGGCGCAAAGGTCGCGATCCTGGACATAGAAGAGGAGCCGCTGGCCGAAACCGCCGCGACGATCCGCGATGCAGGCGGGGCGGTCATGACGGTGGACACGAACATGCGCGACCGCGAGGCCGTCAAGGCGTCCATCGAAAAGGTGGAGAGCGAGCTCGGCCCCATCGACATCCTTCTCAACAACGTCGGTCAGACCGCGCGGAAGAACTCCTCCGAGTTCCTCGATTCCGTGCCCGAGACCTGGGACTTCGTTGTCGATCTGAACCTCATGGTGACGTTCTACGTGTCGTGGATCGTTGCCAAGGGCATGAAGGAAAGGGGCTTTGGCCGTATCGTCAATATCTCTTCGGATTCGACCATGGTCGGCGAAAAGACCATTGTCGACTACGTGGCGGCTAAGTCCGGGGTGACCGGCTTTACACGCGGGCTGGCCCGAGAACTGGCGCCCTTCGGGATCAACGTGAACGCGGTGGCGCCAGGGGTGACCAACACGCGCGGCCCCAAGCAACTGGCCAAAGAGGTGTACGACGCGGCGGTCAAGGAAATCCCGCTCGGACATTTCGCCGAACCCGAGGACATAGCCAACGCGATCACCTTCCTTGCCAGCCAGGAAGCGCGCTGCATCACGGGCCAGATGCTGACGGTCAACGGCGGACGGGTCTTCTACTAG
- a CDS encoding ABC transporter ATP-binding protein, producing the protein MLKVDRLNAYYGQSHILHDIELEICTGRRTTVLGRNGAGKSTLLKSITNSGPRAEGSVSVDGVPLGRKPWYRRAREGLAFVPEDRRIFTHITVEENIELGRFGATSERPVIPAEQIYEWFPMLGPLRERLGGQLSGGQQQMLAVARAVAAHPRLLLLDEPTEGLAPVIVEELAEIVAQICTEMNITLLLVEQNIWFSRQTTDHVYVLGTGSIAFSGDWAEFDADETIRNRHLAIA; encoded by the coding sequence ATGCTGAAGGTTGATCGCCTCAATGCCTACTACGGGCAAAGCCATATCCTGCACGACATCGAACTCGAAATCTGTACGGGCCGGCGCACGACCGTTCTTGGTCGCAACGGCGCGGGCAAGAGCACCCTTCTGAAGTCCATCACCAATTCCGGTCCGCGCGCCGAAGGCTCGGTCAGCGTGGACGGTGTGCCGCTGGGCCGCAAGCCTTGGTATCGGCGGGCACGGGAGGGGCTTGCCTTCGTCCCGGAGGATCGCCGCATCTTCACCCACATCACCGTGGAGGAGAACATCGAACTCGGGCGCTTCGGCGCAACGTCCGAGCGGCCCGTCATCCCGGCCGAGCAGATCTACGAATGGTTTCCGATGCTGGGCCCACTTCGTGAGCGGCTTGGCGGACAGCTTTCGGGCGGTCAGCAACAGATGCTGGCCGTGGCGCGCGCGGTCGCGGCACACCCGCGCCTTCTGCTTCTCGACGAACCGACAGAAGGGCTTGCCCCCGTCATCGTCGAGGAACTGGCGGAAATCGTCGCGCAGATCTGCACCGAGATGAACATCACCTTGCTTCTGGTCGAACAGAACATCTGGTTCAGCCGGCAGACAACCGATCACGTCTACGTGCTGGGCACCGGCTCGATCGCCTTTTCCGGCGACTGGGCCGAGTTCGATGCGGACGAGACCATTCGCAACCGCCACCTGGCGATTGCCTGA
- a CDS encoding ABC transporter ATP-binding protein, producing the protein MTGLLLEASDLRVSYGDFEVIKGVDLHVEKGGALAIIGPNGAGKSTLFKALTGEIATRGGRVVFRGEDVTTLPADVRTIAGMGRTFQVSRVFLELTAIENVVVALESRDRAQGGRGRRWWRTAPEPAIVDEAKALLEQLKIAHLRNSVAAEISHGDRKRLELALALALEPVILMLDEPTAGMAPADRRQIVDLILDIRRDKGVAVVMTEHDMDVIFSIADQVLVLNYGEVIASGTVDEVRNSPAVREVYLGKDMYNAEG; encoded by the coding sequence ATGACCGGGCTCCTGCTTGAAGCCAGCGACCTCAGGGTCAGCTATGGCGACTTCGAGGTCATCAAGGGCGTGGACCTCCACGTCGAAAAGGGCGGTGCGCTGGCGATCATCGGGCCGAACGGTGCCGGCAAGTCGACGCTGTTCAAGGCCCTGACCGGCGAGATTGCCACCCGCGGCGGACGGGTTGTCTTTCGGGGCGAGGATGTCACCACGCTTCCGGCCGACGTCCGTACCATCGCCGGGATGGGACGCACGTTCCAGGTATCCCGCGTATTTCTGGAACTGACCGCCATCGAAAACGTGGTGGTTGCCCTGGAATCGCGGGACAGGGCGCAGGGTGGCCGGGGGCGGCGCTGGTGGCGCACCGCGCCCGAGCCGGCCATTGTCGACGAGGCGAAAGCGCTGCTGGAACAACTCAAGATCGCGCATCTGCGGAATTCGGTCGCGGCCGAAATCTCTCACGGCGACCGCAAGCGGCTGGAGCTGGCGCTCGCGCTGGCTCTGGAGCCGGTCATCCTGATGCTCGACGAACCCACGGCGGGGATGGCTCCGGCCGACCGGAGACAGATCGTCGATCTGATCCTGGACATTCGCCGCGACAAGGGCGTCGCAGTCGTCATGACCGAACACGACATGGATGTGATCTTTTCCATCGCAGATCAGGTGCTTGTGCTGAACTACGGCGAAGTCATCGCCTCTGGCACGGTCGACGAAGTTCGAAACAGTCCCGCGGTGCGCGAGGTCTATCTGGGCAAGGACATGTACAATGCTGAAGGTTGA
- a CDS encoding branched-chain amino acid ABC transporter permease, which yields MLRTDAEKSSLSWSGIVAIVVLVVLLILAPDLLNPGLLFIVGMTLIQSIFALSWNLLFGFTGLASFGHAGFFAIGAYFTGAALRYDFPLPFFVVLAIAGLGGALVALIIGVVALKRLTGIFLAVLTVALTEALSKIISFTPALGEQDGLGSIPRPIIDLGLFQMDLTHVNDYYRFLVVASVLIIAGLWCVVHSRLGRTFCAIREDADRARFVGINVARFRVISFMISGGTAALAGALSAPWTRIVTLDQVNWLASTQPILNSLLGGFTSFWGPIVGSAAFSVISHWTRPFPGMSEVIVGGVLVLVILVAPTGILGLLGKLRRRLTRKGDKA from the coding sequence ATGCTTCGAACTGACGCTGAAAAATCCTCCCTCTCGTGGAGCGGGATCGTCGCGATCGTCGTGCTGGTGGTCCTCCTGATACTGGCGCCGGACCTGCTCAATCCCGGGCTGCTGTTCATCGTCGGCATGACATTGATCCAGTCGATCTTTGCGCTGTCGTGGAACCTGTTGTTCGGCTTCACCGGCTTGGCAAGCTTCGGACACGCCGGGTTCTTCGCCATTGGGGCCTACTTCACCGGCGCCGCGCTGCGCTACGATTTCCCGCTGCCCTTCTTCGTGGTCCTCGCCATTGCCGGGCTGGGAGGCGCGCTTGTCGCGCTGATCATCGGGGTCGTCGCGCTGAAACGGCTGACCGGCATCTTCCTTGCCGTCCTGACCGTCGCGCTGACCGAAGCGCTTTCCAAGATCATCAGCTTCACACCCGCGCTTGGCGAACAGGACGGGCTTGGGAGCATACCTCGGCCGATCATCGACCTGGGTCTCTTCCAGATGGATCTGACCCACGTCAACGATTACTATCGCTTCCTCGTCGTCGCGTCGGTGCTGATCATCGCCGGGCTGTGGTGCGTCGTGCATTCCCGGCTGGGCCGCACCTTCTGCGCCATCCGCGAAGATGCCGACCGCGCGCGGTTCGTGGGCATCAACGTCGCCCGCTTCCGTGTGATCTCGTTCATGATCTCGGGGGGGACCGCTGCCCTGGCGGGCGCGCTGTCGGCCCCCTGGACGCGGATCGTTACGCTCGACCAGGTCAACTGGCTGGCGTCGACTCAACCCATCCTCAACTCGCTGCTGGGCGGCTTCACATCCTTCTGGGGTCCGATTGTCGGCTCCGCGGCCTTCAGCGTCATCAGCCACTGGACACGTCCGTTCCCCGGCATGTCCGAAGTGATCGTCGGCGGTGTGCTGGTCCTGGTGATCCTCGTCGCACCGACGGGCATCCTGGGGCTGCTCGGAAAACTGCGCCGCCGCTTGACCAGGAAAGGAGACAAGGCATGA
- a CDS encoding branched-chain amino acid ABC transporter permease → MTSQAVFVLFNGLASGMAFFLVAAGLTWVFGILKILNLAHGAFFMLGAYISYTIGGAWPGSIWIYLGVAVIAAAAVGALGFLTDQIVLKRLRDVDYHYALIATFGLMLFCEGIAKLIWGADYYAVMPPPELDWPVQIGGTYISVYTLFVIATGLVVFAVLELIMNRTWAGKIMRAVSNDPWMAGTVGINVPMVLMAAVMASFALAGFAGGILVPNQALSPHVGASFILYAFMAVVIGGLGSIRGTFIACILLGIVESANATFMAQYGGIAIFIMLAVFLIWKPNGLFPAQGGH, encoded by the coding sequence ATGACATCTCAGGCAGTTTTTGTCCTGTTTAACGGCTTGGCATCGGGGATGGCTTTCTTCCTCGTTGCCGCCGGGCTGACATGGGTGTTCGGGATCCTCAAGATCCTGAACCTCGCCCATGGGGCCTTCTTCATGCTGGGGGCCTATATTAGCTACACCATCGGCGGCGCCTGGCCCGGCTCGATATGGATCTACCTCGGGGTTGCCGTGATAGCGGCCGCCGCGGTGGGCGCCCTTGGGTTCCTGACGGATCAGATCGTTCTGAAACGTCTGCGCGATGTCGACTATCACTATGCGCTGATTGCGACTTTCGGGCTGATGCTCTTTTGCGAGGGTATTGCCAAGCTCATCTGGGGCGCCGACTACTACGCGGTCATGCCTCCGCCGGAACTCGACTGGCCGGTACAGATCGGAGGCACCTACATCTCCGTCTACACCCTGTTTGTGATCGCGACCGGGCTGGTGGTCTTCGCGGTGCTTGAGCTCATCATGAACCGCACCTGGGCGGGCAAGATCATGCGCGCCGTTTCGAACGATCCATGGATGGCCGGAACGGTGGGCATCAATGTGCCCATGGTGCTGATGGCTGCGGTCATGGCGAGTTTTGCGCTGGCCGGTTTCGCCGGAGGAATCCTTGTGCCCAACCAGGCGCTGTCACCCCACGTCGGTGCGTCCTTCATTCTTTACGCCTTCATGGCTGTGGTCATCGGCGGGCTGGGCAGCATCCGAGGCACGTTCATTGCCTGCATTCTGCTGGGCATCGTCGAAAGCGCCAACGCGACCTTCATGGCGCAATACGGCGGTATCGCGATCTTCATCATGCTCGCCGTCTTCCTGATCTGGAAGCCGAACGGGTTGTTCCCGGCGCAAGGAGGACACTGA
- a CDS encoding ABC transporter substrate-binding protein, whose amino-acid sequence MKRRTVLRGMAASAGAMLGMNATYLRAQSGPIRIGAAYALSGVGAPVGTNMLAGTQVAAYQINKAGGLLGREVELVVRDDKYNSAESVAVARELAGDGINLLLGGSQTVTALGLAPLAPELNMAVMIVAAAGMPITHELFNRNIFRATANNYTQYSSLGRTLIEQNPDIKTWISIAPDGDFGRDSALFFGRAVSKYAPGEKPEVLDTIYAQGTATDFRTQINQLMISDAEGLYIGLAASAQISFFQQARSVGLYNKFKAIGEVGNGDITGNAMGRNTHPNIWSVCHWIYNAEPFTSIPASQALYNDYVEMTGEKSPSAQVAAGHRAAMAIFEGVRAAGSTETDAVIDAIENLTYETAGGPVSFRKEDHQIINTNYYSQMGPSDTAPFFQFNDVTSIDSAEMIEPAAPGVAFDIDELPQ is encoded by the coding sequence ATGAAGAGAAGAACAGTTCTCAGAGGGATGGCCGCCAGCGCTGGTGCCATGCTCGGAATGAATGCCACCTACCTGCGGGCGCAGTCGGGTCCAATCCGGATCGGTGCTGCCTACGCCCTGTCGGGCGTCGGTGCGCCGGTCGGAACGAACATGCTGGCAGGCACGCAGGTCGCGGCATACCAGATCAACAAGGCGGGCGGTCTGCTCGGTCGCGAGGTCGAACTCGTCGTCCGTGACGACAAGTACAACAGCGCCGAGTCCGTCGCGGTTGCCCGCGAACTGGCCGGAGACGGCATCAACCTGCTTCTCGGCGGTTCGCAGACTGTCACCGCTCTCGGCCTCGCGCCGCTGGCACCCGAGCTGAACATGGCCGTGATGATCGTCGCCGCAGCGGGGATGCCCATTACGCACGAGCTGTTCAACCGGAACATCTTCCGCGCAACGGCCAACAACTACACGCAATACAGCTCGCTTGGCAGAACGCTGATCGAACAGAACCCGGACATCAAGACCTGGATCTCGATCGCGCCCGATGGCGACTTCGGTCGCGACTCGGCGCTGTTCTTTGGTCGCGCCGTTTCCAAGTACGCCCCCGGCGAAAAACCCGAGGTGCTCGATACCATTTACGCTCAGGGCACCGCGACCGACTTCCGCACGCAGATCAACCAGCTGATGATCTCGGATGCGGAAGGCCTTTACATCGGCCTCGCTGCCTCGGCGCAGATCAGCTTCTTCCAGCAGGCGCGGTCGGTCGGTCTCTACAACAAGTTCAAGGCCATCGGCGAAGTCGGCAACGGCGACATCACCGGCAACGCCATGGGGCGCAACACCCACCCGAATATCTGGTCGGTCTGCCACTGGATCTACAACGCCGAGCCTTTCACCAGCATTCCCGCCAGCCAAGCGCTCTACAATGACTATGTCGAGATGACGGGCGAGAAGTCCCCGTCGGCGCAGGTCGCTGCCGGGCATCGTGCGGCGATGGCGATCTTCGAGGGTGTCCGTGCCGCGGGCTCGACCGAGACCGATGCCGTCATCGACGCGATCGAGAACCTCACATACGAAACTGCGGGCGGGCCGGTCAGCTTCCGCAAGGAAGATCACCAGATCATCAACACGAACTACTACTCGCAGATGGGCCCCTCCGATACCGCGCCCTTCTTCCAGTTCAACGACGTGACCAGCATCGACTCGGCCGAAATGATCGAGCCGGCGGCGCCTGGGGTCGCATTCGATATCGACGAGCTGCCACAATGA
- a CDS encoding 3-keto-5-aminohexanoate cleavage protein — MAKTDPVIITCAVTGGIHTPTMSEHLPITPDEIVADALGAAEAGASILHLHARNPEDGRPDQSIEGFMRFLPRLKQATDAVINLTSGGSPHMKLEERVRPAAELGPEVASLNMGSINFGLFPLADKYPEFKFAWEKEHLEATRDVVFRNTFKDIEYILSKGYANDTRFEFECYDIAHLYNLAHFVDRGLVKPPYFVQSVFGILGGIGTHPEDVSHMKRTADRLFGDDYRWSVLGAGSSQLRIVAQAAAMGGNVRVGLEDSLWAGRGRMAKSSAEQVQMARKVIEGLGLTVATPEEARQMLGLKGGSRVGF; from the coding sequence ATGGCGAAGACAGATCCCGTCATCATCACGTGTGCCGTTACGGGCGGCATACATACACCGACCATGTCGGAGCATTTGCCGATCACGCCCGACGAGATCGTCGCGGACGCCCTTGGTGCGGCGGAGGCCGGGGCATCGATCCTGCACCTTCATGCCCGCAATCCCGAAGACGGCCGTCCCGACCAGTCCATCGAGGGCTTCATGCGGTTCCTGCCGCGACTGAAGCAGGCGACCGACGCCGTCATCAACCTGACCTCGGGCGGATCGCCTCACATGAAGCTGGAAGAGCGGGTGCGTCCCGCTGCCGAACTGGGCCCCGAGGTTGCCTCGTTGAACATGGGGTCGATCAACTTCGGCCTGTTTCCCCTCGCGGACAAGTATCCCGAATTCAAGTTCGCATGGGAAAAAGAACACCTTGAAGCCACCCGCGACGTGGTTTTCCGCAATACCTTCAAGGACATCGAATACATCCTGTCCAAGGGATACGCCAACGACACGCGGTTCGAGTTCGAGTGCTACGACATTGCGCATCTCTACAACCTTGCGCATTTCGTCGACCGCGGCCTCGTCAAGCCGCCGTACTTCGTCCAGTCGGTCTTTGGCATCCTGGGCGGGATCGGGACGCATCCCGAGGATGTCTCGCACATGAAGCGCACCGCCGACCGTCTCTTCGGGGACGACTATCGCTGGTCGGTTCTGGGCGCCGGCAGCAGCCAGCTTCGCATCGTCGCGCAGGCCGCGGCAATGGGGGGCAACGTCCGCGTGGGTCTTGAGGATTCGCTCTGGGCCGGGCGCGGGCGCATGGCGAAGTCCAGCGCCGAACAGGTGCAGATGGCCCGAAAAGTCATCGAGGGACTCGGCCTCACCGTCGCCACCCCCGAGGAAGCGCGCCAGATGCTCGGGCTGAAGGGCGGATCTAGGGTCGGCTTCTGA
- a CDS encoding 3-hydroxyacyl-CoA dehydrogenase, which produces MGEISIIGSGFVGRGWAVCFARAGHRVRLWDPAAGAAAEAHDYIAAMLPDLAQHGLLGDMSPESTLEAITIADSLEEAVADADYIQENAPEQLDVKQRLFSDLDRLAPQDAVLASSTSALLPSAITEGLTGRARCIVAHPVNPPHLIPLVELVPSPWTAPETVARAESLMAEIGQTPVRVEREIDGFLLNRLQTAVLDEAFRLVDGGYASVEAVDACMSDGLAPRWSFMGPFETIDLNAPGGVRDYVTRYQGMFMRLADTMRYSADWTGAVLDTVEAGRRARVPEKDLRARQMWRDRKLMAHAAFRHGQN; this is translated from the coding sequence GTGGGGGAGATTTCAATCATCGGTTCGGGGTTCGTCGGCCGCGGCTGGGCTGTGTGCTTTGCCCGGGCCGGGCATCGGGTGCGCCTATGGGATCCCGCCGCCGGAGCCGCCGCCGAAGCGCACGACTATATCGCCGCGATGCTGCCGGATCTCGCACAGCACGGACTGCTCGGAGACATGTCTCCGGAGTCCACGCTTGAAGCGATTACGATTGCCGACAGCCTCGAAGAGGCAGTGGCTGATGCCGACTACATTCAGGAGAACGCCCCGGAGCAGCTGGACGTGAAACAGCGCCTCTTCTCCGACCTGGACCGGCTGGCCCCGCAGGACGCCGTTCTTGCCAGTTCGACCTCGGCACTCCTGCCGTCGGCAATCACCGAAGGCCTGACCGGGCGTGCCCGCTGCATCGTGGCGCATCCCGTCAATCCGCCGCACCTCATTCCCCTCGTCGAACTGGTGCCGTCGCCCTGGACCGCGCCCGAGACCGTGGCGCGCGCCGAGAGCCTCATGGCCGAGATCGGCCAGACACCGGTGCGCGTCGAACGCGAGATCGACGGATTTCTTCTGAACCGACTGCAGACCGCCGTTCTGGACGAGGCCTTCCGTCTCGTCGATGGCGGCTATGCCTCGGTCGAGGCGGTGGACGCCTGCATGAGCGACGGGCTGGCGCCGCGCTGGTCTTTCATGGGGCCGTTCGAGACCATCGATTTGAATGCGCCGGGTGGTGTGCGCGACTACGTGACCCGCTATCAGGGCATGTTCATGCGCCTGGCTGACACGATGCGCTACAGCGCCGACTGGACAGGCGCGGTGCTCGACACGGTCGAGGCAGGCCGGCGTGCCCGTGTGCCCGAGAAAGACCTTCGCGCGCGCCAGATGTGGCGGGACCGCAAGCTGATGGCCCACGCCGCTTTTCGGCACGGCCAGAATTAA
- a CDS encoding GntR family transcriptional regulator: MKADLGQIETLTMQTQVYLRLREALFTGHFSPGESLTIRNLAETLGVSPMPVREALQRLVAERALVQMPNRTFRVSPFTPKMFRELMRVRMSVEGLAADQAARNMTPEVLERLREINQDMIRGVEIDDATMIMNANREFHFKLYDAAGMPQLMDIINGVWLRAGPYLMNAHRKLADPLPFYRAGTSFHERFLAAAEKHEPKAAARAIACDIWHSARHFRFNMELVNAAEKTAKTRAKRASKPTEEDGK; this comes from the coding sequence ATGAAGGCTGACCTTGGCCAGATAGAAACGCTGACCATGCAAACGCAGGTTTACCTGCGTCTGCGCGAAGCGTTGTTCACCGGGCACTTTTCGCCGGGCGAAAGCCTCACGATCCGAAACCTCGCGGAAACGCTGGGCGTAAGCCCGATGCCGGTTCGTGAAGCCCTGCAACGGCTTGTCGCGGAACGCGCGCTTGTGCAGATGCCCAACCGCACGTTCCGTGTCAGCCCGTTCACGCCCAAGATGTTCCGGGAGTTGATGCGCGTACGTATGTCCGTCGAGGGTTTGGCCGCCGATCAGGCTGCGCGGAACATGACGCCGGAGGTGCTCGAACGATTGCGCGAGATCAATCAAGACATGATTCGCGGTGTCGAGATCGACGACGCGACCATGATCATGAACGCGAACCGTGAGTTCCACTTCAAACTCTACGATGCTGCGGGGATGCCGCAACTGATGGACATCATCAACGGTGTCTGGCTGCGCGCGGGCCCCTATCTGATGAACGCTCATCGGAAGCTGGCCGACCCGCTGCCCTTCTATCGCGCGGGCACATCCTTCCACGAGCGTTTCCTCGCCGCAGCGGAGAAGCATGAGCCGAAGGCGGCGGCCCGTGCGATCGCCTGCGACATCTGGCATTCGGCGCGCCACTTCCGCTTCAATATGGAGCTTGTGAACGCTGCAGAGAAAACCGCAAAGACACGAGCCAAACGGGCTTCGAAACCGACAGAAGAGGACGGGAAATGA
- a CDS encoding SDR family oxidoreductase: protein MTLDLTGKTAIITAGAGGIGLSIARRFADLGASLCICDISEEALDEARAVLPGALAIRADVARSEDIAALYEAFGTRHETLDILVNNAGISGPNKPMDEITDDEWAQTMGVNVTAAFYATRAAVPFFRAASSGCVINMGSVAGRVGMPLRLPYSVSKFAIRGLTETLAIELGEFGIRVNSILPGLVNGPRGRRVIAEQAASRGMQPEAYAEMFLHNISMHSMVEMDEIADMAAFLASDLAPHVSGQSIGVCGNFESYRAPLVMAS from the coding sequence ATGACCCTGGACCTGACCGGCAAGACTGCAATCATCACTGCCGGCGCCGGCGGCATCGGTCTCAGCATCGCCCGCCGTTTTGCGGATCTTGGTGCCAGCCTGTGTATCTGTGACATCTCGGAGGAGGCTCTGGACGAGGCGCGGGCCGTCTTGCCGGGGGCGCTCGCGATTCGTGCCGATGTCGCGCGTTCTGAGGACATTGCTGCCCTTTACGAGGCTTTCGGGACGCGCCATGAGACGCTCGACATCCTTGTGAACAATGCCGGCATATCAGGCCCGAACAAGCCGATGGACGAGATTACCGACGACGAATGGGCGCAGACCATGGGGGTCAATGTCACGGCCGCCTTCTACGCCACACGCGCCGCCGTGCCATTCTTCCGCGCCGCCAGTTCGGGCTGTGTGATCAACATGGGTTCGGTCGCCGGTCGGGTCGGTATGCCCCTGCGCCTCCCCTACTCGGTCTCGAAATTCGCGATCCGAGGTCTCACCGAGACACTGGCCATCGAATTGGGAGAGTTCGGCATTCGGGTGAACTCCATCCTTCCGGGGCTGGTCAACGGTCCGCGCGGACGCAGGGTCATCGCCGAGCAGGCCGCGTCGCGCGGAATGCAGCCCGAAGCCTATGCCGAGATGTTCCTCCACAATATCTCGATGCACTCGATGGTCGAGATGGACGAGATCGCCGACATGGCCGCATTCCTGGCCTCGGATCTCGCCCCCCACGTGTCGGGGCAATCCATAGGGGTCTGCGGCAATTTCGAGAGCTACCGGGCGCCGCTTGTGATGGCCTCCTGA